The genomic DNA CCTGCAGTACAACCCCGACACGCTCACCCGCACCCTGCAGCCGCAGGGCGTCGGCGCGGAGGCCGGGGAGCGCAGTGAAGCCCTGCGGCTCAAGGGGCCCGCGCTCGAGACGGTGAAGGTGGATGTCGAGCTGAACGCCACCGACCAACTGGAGGACCCCTCCGGTGCGGACGCGGACTCCGTGGCGCGGCACGGTCTGCTGCCGGTGCTGGCCGCGCTGGACCTGCTGGTCAATCCGACGGCGCGGGCGCTGCTGGACCAGGACGCCGCGGCCCGCTCGGGGGCGTTCGAGATCGCGCCCGTGGAGGCGCCGCTGACGGTCTTCGTGTGGAGCCGGGACCGGGTGGTGCCGGTGCGGATCACGGAGTTCACGGTCACGGAGGAGGCGTTCGACTCCCAGCTGCACCCGATCCGGGCGAAGGTCTCCCTCGGCCTGCGCATCCTCACCGTCGACGACCTGGGCTTCGGCCACCGCGGCGGCGCCCTGTTCCTCGCCCATCAGCGGCGCCGCGAGCAGCTCGCGGCCCTGCACCGCTCGGCCCGCCCGGCCACGGCGGTCCTCGGCACGCCACCGGGAGGCGGCTGATGTTCACCCCCGCGAGCCGCTACCACGGCGTCGAGGTCGCCCGGTACGAGCCGCCGGACGGCGGCGACCCGATTCCGTACGTCCGCCGCAGGCTGCTGCCCGACCCCGCCGGCCTCACACCGGCCGGGTTCCACACCGTGTCCGAGGGCGACCGGCTGGACCGGATCGCCGCGGCCGCGTTCGGGGACCCGGAGCTGTTCTGGCGGATCGCGGACGCCAACCCCGTACTGGATCCGCCCGAGTTGACCGACCGCCCCGGCCGCCGGCTCCTGATCGCCCTGTCCGCCGCGGCCGCCGGGAGCACCCATGGCTTCTGAGATGCTGCTGGCCCTGCGGCTCGGCCCGGTGCTCGCCGAGCCCGTGCCGCGCGAGGTCGCCGACGCCCTGCTGTCGGTCCAGGTCACCGAGGGAGTCGGCCGCTCCGGCGGCTTCCAGCTGGAGTTCGCGACCGCCAAACGGTCCCTGCTGTTCGCCGAGTTGCTGCCGCAGGGCGCCCTGGACCCGCCCGCGCGGGCGCAGATCGTCCTGACCGTGCTCGGGAGGTCGACCGTGCTGATGGACGGTGTCGTCACCCGCCACGAGGTCGCCCCGTCCGCCGAACCGGGCCAGGCGAAGCTGACCCTCACCGGCGAGGACGTCTCCCGGATGATGGACGTGGTCGACTTCAGCGGCGTCAAGTACCCCGGCCTGCCCCCGGAGGAACGGGTCGCGGTGATCGTCGCCAAGTACACGGCGTACGGGCTGGTCCCGGCGATCGTGCCGAGTGTGTTCATGGTGGCGCCCAATCCGCTCCAGGCGGTGCCCAGTCACCAGGGCACCGACCTCGCCTACGTCAGACAGCTGGCCGCGCAGGCCGGTTACCAGTTCTTCGTGGCGCCCGGGCCCCTGCCGGGCGTGAACATCGCCCACTGGGAACCGCCCAACAAGCTGGGCCTGCCGCAGGAGCCGCTGCTGGTGAACTGCGACGCGGCGAGCAACGTCGAGAGCCTCTCGTTCTCCTTCGACGGCTTCTCCGCCACCCAGTACGTCGTGCTGATCCAGAACCCGGAGACCAAGTTCCCCGTCCCGGTGCCCGTCCCCGACGTCAGTCCGCTCTCCCCGCCCATGGGCCGTCGCCGTCCGCTGCCGCTGAAGGTGCAACCGATCCACGGCCTTGCCAAACTGACCCCGCCGCAGGCCGCGGGAGTGGCCCTCGCCCGGGCCGCGGACAGCTTCGAGGTCATCTCCGGGCAGGGCAGCCTCGACGTGCTGCGCTACGGGCAGCCGTTGCGCGCCCGGCGTCCGGTACCGGTACACGGCGCGGGCGCGGCGTACGACGGGACGTACTACGTCAGAAGCGTCACGCACTCCATCAAACGCGGCGCCTACACCCAGCAGTTCACCCTGACCCGCAACGCCTTCGGGCCGCTGTGAGCCGGACGACCGAGGACACCGCGCGAGGAGACCAGACGTCATGACGAACATGGACGACATCGGCTACGTGGAGTCGCCGGGCTTCTTCAGCCCCGCGCAGCGCGAGGACGCCGAGCCGCCGGGCGCGCGGCGCTTCTACGGCAAGTACCGGGGCTCGGTGGTCAACAACGTCGATCCGCTGGGCACGGGCCGACTGCTGGTGAGCGTGCCGGACGTGTTCGGGCTGTTCCCGACCAGCTGGGCGATGCCGTGCGTGCCACTCGGCGGGCTGCAGTCCGGGATGTTCGTGAGGCCGCCCCAACAGGCCGGGGTGTGGGTGGAGTTCGAGGGCGGTAACCCCGACCACCCGATCTGGACGGGCTTCTTCTGGGGCGGCCGCGCCGAGACCCCGGCCACGGCCGGCACGCTCGTCCCCGGCTCCCCGGTCTTCCTCGTGGAGACCTCGGGCAAGAGCAAGATCGCCGTCAGCGACTCGCCCGTCACGCCGATGAAGGGCGGCGGGGTACTGCTGCAGTCGCCGTCCGCGTCGATCACCGTGGACAGCGCGGGCGTGACCATCACGGCGGCCAACATCAGCCTGAACGGCCTGGTCGACATCAACAACGGCGCGCTCGTCGTGAAGACGGCGTGAGGAGTCCGCCATGCCGGGATTCGCCCTCACCACCGCCGCCGCGCTGACCTGCGCCCACCAGGGCCAACTCACCCTGACACCCGGTCAGCAGCAGGTGCTGGCCGGGGGCGCGCCGGTGGTGACGACGGCCGACGTGAACGTGGTCGCTCCTTCCTGTGTCCTGTCCTCGTCGACGCCGCCGACGCCCTGTGTGAAGGTCGACTTCTCCCTGGCCGCCTCGACCCGCGTCTTCGTGCAGGGCCGCCCCCTCGTGGTACAGCCCGCCGGACCGGGCACGGGGCTGGGGCTGTCCGCCGCCCAGGTGTCGCAGGGGCCACCCGTGGTGTCGACCGTCCAGCAGCGGGTGGTGGCCGCGTGAGCGCGCACCCGGACTACGCGAGGACGCATCTGGACTTCCCCTTCCACGTCGACGCGCGTGGCCGGTCGGCCGGCACGAGCGACGAGGGCCATGTCCGTGACCTGATCGAGCAGTTGCTATTCACCGTGCCGGGCGAGCGCGTGAACCGGCCGGACTTCGGTTCCGGGGTGCTGCAGTTGGTGTTCGCGCCGGGCGGCCAGGAGCTGGCCGGTGCGGTGGAGTACTCCCTCCAGGCCTCGCTGCAGCGCTGGTTGACCGATGTGATCCAGGTCGAGCGGGTCGAGGTGGAGGCCGAGGAGGCGGAGCTGCGGATCACCGTCGGCTATGTGCTGCTCGCGACGGGCGAGCCGGGCACGGCCGTGGTGGAACGGGGGACGGGACCATGACCGGCGTACCCGATACGCGCCCTTGTCTGCCGGGTGAGCGGGCGGACCGGACCCGGGAGAGCGGGCTCGGCGCGGTCGTCGCCGTGGATGTCGACGCGCCCGGCCGCACCCTGCGTGTGCTGCTCCTCGGCGCGGCGCCCGATCCAGTGCCCGGTGCCGAGTGCGTCCGGATCGAGGGGCCGGGACGCGCGGTGCGCGCCGTGTCCGTACGGGTGGAGGGCTCGCCGCCGCCGACCCGGCGGGCCACGCTGCTCGTCACCGTGGACCGTCTCGGCGACCGCTCCCCGTACACGCTCCGCCTGGTCGATCCAGACCGGCCCGGCGCCCCGTTCCCCGGCTTCGATCCGCGGCACAGCGGCGCGGAGTTCACCTTCACCGCCGACTGCGCCGAGGAGGCCGACTGTGCTGCTGTGGCCGACTCCCCGGTACCGGCCACGCCCGTGCCCGCCCTGGACTACCTGGTCAAGGACTACGCGAGCTTCCGCCGCCTGATCCTCGACCGGCTCTCCCTCGTCTCGCCCGCCTGGGCCGACCGGGAGGTCCCGGACCTCGGCATCACCCTCGTCGAGCTCCTCGCCTACGTCGGCGACCAGCTCTCCTACCGGCAGGACGCGGTCGCGACCGAGGCGTACCTGCACACCGCGCGCCTGCGCACCTCGGTCCGACGCCATCTGCGGCTGGTCGACCACCGTCTGCACGAGGGCTGCAACGCCCGTACCTGGGTGCATCTGGCGGCCGAGGAGCCCGCGGTGCTGCGCGCCGGGACGTACTGGTTCGCCACCGCGCTGCCCGGCGTCCGCCCGCTCGTCTCCGAGGCCCAACTGCGCGGCGCCACCACATACTTCGAGCGGTATGAGCCCGTGGTCGCCGCCGATCTGGTGCTGCGCCCGGCGCACAACGAGATCCGGCTGTGGACGTGGGACGGCGAGGAGTGCCGCCTGCCCGCCGGGACGACGTCCGCGACCCTGGTCGACCCGGGCACCGGCAAGGAGCGCGAGCTGGAGCTGGCGCCCGGCGACGTCCTGGTCCTGGAGGAGGTACGCGGCCCGGTCACCGGCGTTCCCGGCGACGCCGACCCGCGCCACCGGCAGGCGGTGCGGCTGACGGACGTGGAGGAGATCACGGACCCGGTGCGCGGGCAGCGGCTGCTGCGCGTGGTCTGGGCCGAGGAGGACGCGTTGGCCTTCCCGCTGTGCCTGGCCACCGTGGGCGGCGAGCGGTGCTGTCTGTTCGAGGACGTCAGTGTGGCCCGCGGCAACATCGTGCTGGTCGACCAGGGCAGCAGCGGCACGCCTCCCCTCCGTCTCACCGCGCCCACCACGGCCACGGGCCCGGCGTCCTGCGATGACCTGGGCCGACCTCGGCCGCGGACCGAGGCGCCCCTGCGATGGCTGCCCCGCCTGGACACCGGTCCGCTCACCCGGCGCTCGCCCCACCCCGACCCGGCGCGCACGGCGGCCGCGCAGGTGCGGGCGCTGGAGGGGATCCCCGCGCGGGCGGCGGAGGCCGTCGCGGACATGTACCGGCGGGCGAGCGCTCCGCCAACGGATGCCGACCTCGCCCTGGCCCGCACCCTGTGGGGTGCGCGGGCGGTGGCCGACGCCGGGCTGGAGACGGCGCGCGACGCCGCGCAGCGGAGGGCGGCGCTCACCCTGCTGCGCGCCCGATCGGCCGCCCTGCTGGCCCGACGCACCGCACGCCTGACCCGGCTCGCCGCACGCGCCCGCGCCGGCGTCCCCCTCGACACCGACACCGCCGCCGAAGTGGCCGCGGGCTGGGGCCCCGTCCTGGCCGCCGGGCTCGACCCGGGCGACCCACGCGTCGCGGGGCCGGCATCGGCCGCGCTCGTCCAGGATCCGCGGGCCGCGCTCCCCCAGTTGACGTTGACGTCGGCGGGCGAGCACTGGGAGGTGCGGGCCGACCTGCTCGACAGCGACAGCGACGACCCGCACGTCGTGGTCGAGGCCGAGGACGACGGCACGGCCCGACTGCGGTTCGGCGACGGGCAGTTGGGGCGGGCGGTGACCGGCGGGCAGGAGTTCCTGGCCGCCGTGCGCGTCGGCAACGGGCCTGCGGGCATCGCCGGTTCGGGCACGGTGGTGCATGTGGTGGTGAGCGCGCCGACCGACGCACGCGTCACCGCCGTACGCAATCCGCTGCCCGCCACGGGTGGTACGGCGCCCGAACCTGTCGCCGACGCACGGCTGTTCGGCCCTACGCAGTACCGGCACCGGCTGGAGCGGGCGGTCACCGCCGACGACTACAGCGCGCTGGCGGGCGAGCCGGCCGGGGTGCAGCGGGCGGCCACCGACCTTGCGTGGAACGGGAGTTGGTACGAGGCGGACGTGGCGGTCGACGCGCTGGGCCGTGTCGATCCCCCGGCGGCGCTGCTGGACGCCGTGCGCGACCGTCTCGAACGTGGTCGGCGGATCGGGCACGACCTGCGGGTGGACGCGCCGCGCACGGTCGCCGTGGAGGTACGGCTGCAGCTGTGCCTCGCGCCGGACGCGCGCCGGGCCGCCGTGGAGCGGGCGGTACGCGCCCGGCTCGGCAACGGAGTCGGGGGCCTGTTCCACCCCGACCGGCTGACCTTCGACAGCGACCTGTACCCGGGCCGGCTGGTCGCCGAGGCGATGGCGGTGCCGGGCGTGGTGGCGGCCGCGGTGGAGCGGCTGGGCCGCGCCGAGGCGCCTCTGCCGCTCGTGCCGGACGACGGGGTGCTGGCCTTCGGGCCGCTGGAGATCCCGGCGGGCGGCGCGGATCCCTCGGGCCCCGGCGCCGGGGTGTTGTGGATCGATCTGGCGGGAGGACGGTGAACGCCCATGTGCGCCACGGGTGAGGGCAGTTGCTGCTGCACGACCGGGGCCGGGACCCCGCTGCCGACGGACAACCCGCCCGGCGCCGCGCGGTTGCGCGCCCGGGCCGGCACCCACGCCACGTTCCTCGCGTCGATGACCAGGGCCCTGTCCGGCTCCGCGCACCCCGAACTGGCCGAGCTCAGCACCCGGGACCCCGCCGACCCCGCGCTGGCCCTGCTGGACGCGTGGGCCTGCGTCGGTGACGTCCTGACCTTCTATCAGGAGCGCATCGCCGACGAGGGCTACCTCGGGACCGCCACCGAACGCCGGTCGCTGGTGGAGCTGGGCCGCCTGGTCGGGTACCGGCCGCGGCCGGGCCTGGCGGCGGACGGGTGGCTCGCCTACACCCTGGATCCGGACCCGGCCGACGTGGAGGTCACGGTCCCCGCCGGGTCGCAGGTGCAGAGCGTGCCGGATCCGGGGGCACAGCCCGTGGTGTTCGAGACGGCGGAGGATCTGGTGGCGCGGCCTTCGTGGGGCGCGCTTCGGGTGCGGACTCGGCGGCCGATGCCGATGACACGCGAGTGCGCGCTGGGACTGCGGGTCGTGTACGTGGACGGGGTGAGCGCGGGGGTCGCCCCGAACGACCGGCTGCTGTTCCACTTCGACGACGGCAAGCTGCCCACGTTGCGGATCGTGGAGTCCGTTCACGCCGACGCCCTGGCGGGCACGACAGCCGTCGCTCTGGTGCGGATCTCCGACAAGTTCGAGAAGGCGTGCCGGGAGACCGTCGGGAGGACGGGGAGGGCCGCGTTCGTACGGCTCGACGTGCTGCGGGTCAGGGCGGCGCCGTTCGGTACCGCCGCGCCGCAGAAACTGAAGTCCACCGGCGAGGTGGGAGCCACCGCCGCGGCGGTCCCGGAGTTCGAGGAATGGCCGTTGGACCCCGCCCTCTACACAGTGGGGACGAAACCCGAGGAGGAAAGGCGCCGGCTCTGGCTGGACGGGGACCATCCGCGGATCCTGCGGGGCAGCTGGATCGTCATCGAGTCGGCTGACGGCTGGGGGACGCCGTTCCAGGCCACCGACGTCCGCAGCCGCGGCCTCGCGCACTACGGCATCACGGGCAAGGTCACCGTCCTCGACCTGCCGACGACGTGGTACGACAACCCGGCTGACGGCACCCCGTTGCTGAGCCTGCACAGGGGCCTCACCGTCCACGCCCAGGCCGAGCCCCTCACCCTCGCCGACGGCCCCTTCACCGACGGGCTCACGGGATCCGCCGTCGACCTGGACCGGGTGATCACCGCCCCGCCCCCGTCCCGCACCGTCCTCATCAGCGGCGCCCCCGTCGACGGCGGCGCGCCCGCCGGCGAGGTCGCCCACGTCCTGGCCACCCACACGGTCACCGACCCCAACCGGCCGGGGGCGACCCCGTACACCGTCCTCGAACTGGCCGCCGGGCTGCGCCACACCTACCGCCGCGACACGGTCACCGTGTGGGGCAACGCCGTACGCGCCACCCACGGCGAGACCAGGGAGGAGCCGGCGCTCGGCAGCGGCGACGCGTCCCGGCCGGGCCAGACCTTTACCCTGGCCGCGCATCCGCTCACCCACGTGGCGGCCCCCGCTGCCGACGGAGGACAGGCCGAACTCACCGTCAGGGTCGGCGAGTCGGCGTGGTCCGAGACGGACGAGATCGCCCACGCCGCCCCCGCCGAGCACGCCTACGAACTCCGTGCGGACGACACCGGCACCGCCACCGTCACCTTCGGGGACGGCCGTCGCGGGTCCCGGCTGCCCACCGGCACGGCCAACATCGCCGCCCGCTACCGGGTCGGCCTCGGGCGCGCGGGCAACCTGCGGGCCGGGCAGTTGAGCCAGTTGCGCGCCAAGCCCCTCGGGATCGACGCCGTCGTCAATCCGCTGTCCACCGGCGGCGGCACCGACGCCGACACCGACGCCGCGCTGCGCGGCCGGGCGCCGCTGCCGACGCTGGCCATGGACCGCCTCGTCGGCCTGCGTGACTACGCCGACTTCACGCTGGCCCGGGCCGGTATCGGCCGGGCGGCCGCCGCCCGGCTGACCGTCGGCGGCCGCGAACTCGTGCACGTCACCGTGGCCGGTGTCGACGACGCCGAACTCGACCCGGACACGGCCGTCGTCACCTCCCTGCTGGCCGCGTTCCGCCGCTACGGCGACCCGGGCGTGCCGGCCGCCGTCGCGCCCCGCACCCGTTGGAACCTCGTCCTCCAGGCCCGGATCGGCATCGCCCCCGACCGTTCCGCCGTCCTGCTGGAGCCGCGCGTCCGGGCGGAGTTCGAGCGTGTCTTCGCCTTCGGCGCACGGGAGTTGGGCCGGAGCGCGTACGTGGCGGAGGCCGTGGCCGCGCTTCAGGGGGTGCCGGGGGTGGTCTTCGTGGACGTACGGCGTTTCGGTGCGACTCTCGGGACGACACCCGCCGACGCGGCCGAGGTCACGGGGGTCGCGCAGCGTGTCCTGGCGCGGCCGGCCCGCGTCGAGTTCGGAGCAGCGCCGCCGACGGAGGTCGTCCGTCCCGCGGATCTCGTCGTCGCCGCACCGGGCCTCCCTGGCTTCGTCGTACTGAACCTGGAGGTGGCCCGATGAGCAGCCCGCCCCCCGACCGCCTCTACGACCTGCTGCCCGCGGTCCACCGCGGCCGCGACGAGGAACAGGGCTTCCCGCTGCGGGCGTTGCTGCGGATCGTCGAGGAGCAGGTCCGGGTGATCGAGGAGGACCTGGACACCTGGTACGCCAACTGGTTCGTGGAGACGTGCGAGGACTGGGTGGTGCCGTACATCGGCGCCCTGGTCGGCACCCGCCCCCCGCCGCCGGGCAGTTCACCCGGAGCGGTCCGCGCGCTGTCGCCGCGCCAGGACGTGGCGGACGCGGTGGCGAACCGGCGTCGCAAGGGCGGTGCGGCGGCGCTGGAGGCGGTCGCCCTGGACAGTTCCGGCTGGCCCGCCCGGGCCGTCGAGCTGTACCGGCACCTGGTGCGCGCCCAGCACGCACGGCATGTGCGGCTCGACCGCCCCGCCACCTTCGCCGTGCGCGACCCGCTGGCCTGCGCCCGGCTCGGCGGCCCCTTCGACGACGCGCCGCACCTGGTCGACGTACGGCGGCCGAACAGCACGCAGACCCGTGGGCTGCACGGCATCCCGAGTCTGGCCCTGTTCGTCTGGCGGCTGCGGGCCTTCCCGGTGACCCGGGCGCCGGCGTTCTGCATCGACCAGCGCTACAGCCGCTATCTCGTCAACGTCCTCGGTATCGACACCCGGTTGTTCGCCCCGGCACCGCAAGGCCCGGCGCCCGCACGGGTGTCGGGCCCCGGCGACGTACCGCATCCGCTGGGGCGGGAGGAGTTCGAGGCCGCCGTCACCGAGTACTACGGCCCAGGCAGAAGCCTGGAGATCTGGCGGGACTCCCCCGACAACCCGGTACCGGCGGAACAGATCATCGTCGCCGACCTCACCGACTGGCGCTATCGGCCGCGGCCGGGGCAGGTCGTGGTCGACCCGGTGCTCGGCCGGATCGCCTTCCCGGCGGACGAGGCGCCGGAGGACGGGGTGTGGGTGAGCTGGCACTACGGTTTCGCCGACGCGATGGGCGGTGGCGCGTACCGACGCCCGCAGACCCCGGTCGGCGAACGCAAGCTGTACGCGGTGGGCGGCGAGGACGACTTGGGCTCGATCACGGCCGCGCTGCGGCAGTGGCGGGCGGACAAGGCAGCGGATCCGTCCCTTCATGACGCGCTGATCGAGATCCGCGACTCGGCCGACTACACGGAGGCCCTGCGGATCGACCTGGACGAGGACGACCGGCTCGAGATACGCGCCGCACGTGG from Streptomyces avermitilis MA-4680 = NBRC 14893 includes the following:
- a CDS encoding phage baseplate assembly protein V, whose protein sequence is MTNMDDIGYVESPGFFSPAQREDAEPPGARRFYGKYRGSVVNNVDPLGTGRLLVSVPDVFGLFPTSWAMPCVPLGGLQSGMFVRPPQQAGVWVEFEGGNPDHPIWTGFFWGGRAETPATAGTLVPGSPVFLVETSGKSKIAVSDSPVTPMKGGGVLLQSPSASITVDSAGVTITAANISLNGLVDINNGALVVKTA
- a CDS encoding GPW/gp25 family protein, which gives rise to MSAHPDYARTHLDFPFHVDARGRSAGTSDEGHVRDLIEQLLFTVPGERVNRPDFGSGVLQLVFAPGGQELAGAVEYSLQASLQRWLTDVIQVERVEVEAEEAELRITVGYVLLATGEPGTAVVERGTGP
- a CDS encoding putative baseplate assembly protein; the protein is MTGVPDTRPCLPGERADRTRESGLGAVVAVDVDAPGRTLRVLLLGAAPDPVPGAECVRIEGPGRAVRAVSVRVEGSPPPTRRATLLVTVDRLGDRSPYTLRLVDPDRPGAPFPGFDPRHSGAEFTFTADCAEEADCAAVADSPVPATPVPALDYLVKDYASFRRLILDRLSLVSPAWADREVPDLGITLVELLAYVGDQLSYRQDAVATEAYLHTARLRTSVRRHLRLVDHRLHEGCNARTWVHLAAEEPAVLRAGTYWFATALPGVRPLVSEAQLRGATTYFERYEPVVAADLVLRPAHNEIRLWTWDGEECRLPAGTTSATLVDPGTGKERELELAPGDVLVLEEVRGPVTGVPGDADPRHRQAVRLTDVEEITDPVRGQRLLRVVWAEEDALAFPLCLATVGGERCCLFEDVSVARGNIVLVDQGSSGTPPLRLTAPTTATGPASCDDLGRPRPRTEAPLRWLPRLDTGPLTRRSPHPDPARTAAAQVRALEGIPARAAEAVADMYRRASAPPTDADLALARTLWGARAVADAGLETARDAAQRRAALTLLRARSAALLARRTARLTRLAARARAGVPLDTDTAAEVAAGWGPVLAAGLDPGDPRVAGPASAALVQDPRAALPQLTLTSAGEHWEVRADLLDSDSDDPHVVVEAEDDGTARLRFGDGQLGRAVTGGQEFLAAVRVGNGPAGIAGSGTVVHVVVSAPTDARVTAVRNPLPATGGTAPEPVADARLFGPTQYRHRLERAVTADDYSALAGEPAGVQRAATDLAWNGSWYEADVAVDALGRVDPPAALLDAVRDRLERGRRIGHDLRVDAPRTVAVEVRLQLCLAPDARRAAVERAVRARLGNGVGGLFHPDRLTFDSDLYPGRLVAEAMAVPGVVAAAVERLGRAEAPLPLVPDDGVLAFGPLEIPAGGADPSGPGAGVLWIDLAGGR
- a CDS encoding putative baseplate assembly protein, coding for MCATGEGSCCCTTGAGTPLPTDNPPGAARLRARAGTHATFLASMTRALSGSAHPELAELSTRDPADPALALLDAWACVGDVLTFYQERIADEGYLGTATERRSLVELGRLVGYRPRPGLAADGWLAYTLDPDPADVEVTVPAGSQVQSVPDPGAQPVVFETAEDLVARPSWGALRVRTRRPMPMTRECALGLRVVYVDGVSAGVAPNDRLLFHFDDGKLPTLRIVESVHADALAGTTAVALVRISDKFEKACRETVGRTGRAAFVRLDVLRVRAAPFGTAAPQKLKSTGEVGATAAAVPEFEEWPLDPALYTVGTKPEEERRRLWLDGDHPRILRGSWIVIESADGWGTPFQATDVRSRGLAHYGITGKVTVLDLPTTWYDNPADGTPLLSLHRGLTVHAQAEPLTLADGPFTDGLTGSAVDLDRVITAPPPSRTVLISGAPVDGGAPAGEVAHVLATHTVTDPNRPGATPYTVLELAAGLRHTYRRDTVTVWGNAVRATHGETREEPALGSGDASRPGQTFTLAAHPLTHVAAPAADGGQAELTVRVGESAWSETDEIAHAAPAEHAYELRADDTGTATVTFGDGRRGSRLPTGTANIAARYRVGLGRAGNLRAGQLSQLRAKPLGIDAVVNPLSTGGGTDADTDAALRGRAPLPTLAMDRLVGLRDYADFTLARAGIGRAAAARLTVGGRELVHVTVAGVDDAELDPDTAVVTSLLAAFRRYGDPGVPAAVAPRTRWNLVLQARIGIAPDRSAVLLEPRVRAEFERVFAFGARELGRSAYVAEAVAALQGVPGVVFVDVRRFGATLGTTPADAAEVTGVAQRVLARPARVEFGAAPPTEVVRPADLVVAAPGLPGFVVLNLEVAR